The genomic window GTCAAGCTGTGGCTCTGGTAAAATTAGATTGGTAATCATTAAAAATACGCACAATGGCATTATATAAAAATAGAGTAGTAGGTTTTACAATTGCAATAATTTCAATATTCAATAGTTCAGTACAAGCGCAAGAATACAAAGACAAAGTAGTTTTACCCGAGCCGTATGCAACAAAGTCTAGCAAAGTGTTTTCGAAAGTAATTGGCTGGAAGGACAATCAAAAACCAGTTGCGCCCAAAGGTTTTACAGTTAGTAAATTTGCCAGTGGTTTAGCCAATCCACGATGGTTGTATGTAGCGAAAAATGGCGATGTGTTTGTAGCCGAGTCTGGTACAAGAATTCCAAAAAAGAAACGTACTGACGAAAAGGACGAATTTTTTGCATCAAAAGCTCAAAATTTTGGCAGTGCGAATCGCATTACGATGTTCAGAGACAAAGATAATGATGGCGTTTATGAAAGTAAATATGCTTATTTGGCTAATTTGAATCAACCGTTTGGGATGTTGGTGCTGGATAATTATTTTTATGTAGCCAATACCGATGAAATTTTACGTTTCCCGTATCAAGAAAAGGATAGTACTAATATTGGTAAACCTGAAAAAATACTTGATTTGCCTTCTGGAGGATACAACAATCACTGGACAAGAAATATAATTGCCAATCAAGAAGGAACAAAAATATATATTACCGTAGGTTCCGAAAGCAATGTGGCAGAACGGGGAATAGAATCTGAATTCAAACGTGCCAACATTCTCGAAATCAATCCTGATGGAACTGGCGAGCGCATTTATGCCAGCGGACTCCGAAATCCCAACGGTTTAGATTGGGCACCAGGAACAAAAACCTTGTGGACAGCCGTAAACGAGCGTGATGAATTAGGCGATGAATTGGTGCCAGATTATACCACCAGTGTAAAAGAAGGTGGTTTTTACGGATGGCCTTATTCTTATTTTGGACAAAATGTAGATCCACGCCACAAAGGAGCCAGACCTGATTTGGTCAGTAAAGCCATTGTGCCTGATATTGCTCTAGAAGCGCACACTGCCTCTTTGGGTTTGACATTTTATCGTGATAAATCTTTTCCTAAAAAGTACAGAAACGGAATGTTCATAGGGCAACACGGCTCTTGGAACAGATCAGTATTATCAGGTTATAAAGTGGTTTTTGTTCCCTTCAAAAACGGAAAACCATCGGGCAAACCAGAAGATTTTTTAACGGGTTTTATCGCCAATATCGAAAAACAAGAAGTATATGGTCGCCCTGTTGCAGTTGCCGTTTTGCCGGATGGCTCATTACTAGTTACTGATGATGCTGCCAAAACAATTTGGAGGGTTGCGGCGGAGTAATTATCGAGTAGCATGGTCAAGAAATATTTCTTCTGGAATAAATCTATTAATGTACTTGGATTTTAAGAATTCGATTTCCGCATCGTTTAATGCAATTGTTTTTATAGGATAGAATCCAATGCGAACAAATGGTACTTTTTTTAGAAACCTGTAAATAAGGCAACAGATTATAATATTTGAAAAAAACAGGAATGTGTGTAATAAAGGATTGTAGCTTTTCAGGTCAAACAGCACAACATAAACATCTTTGATAAAGATATGATAGGCTAAAATGAAAAAACTAGCTCTAGAACAATAGACAAAAAAAGAATTCAAAAACGGAATTTTCTCGATGTATCGACACAGATAAAGTACCGTAAAAACACCCAAAAGCGATAGTATTAAAAGATAATGATAATTGTAATGCAGTCCCGCTAAATTAAAATCGATTTTTACATTGAAACGGTGCAACATGAATTGGGATACAAAAAATAGAATAGGGAATACCAACATTTTGTTGCTATAAAAAAAAGATGTTCCGTTCAGGTAACGAGTACTAATTTCTTTAAAACTATACCCTAACAATAAATAAGTAAAAAAAATGGGTATGTACTGTGTCCAATGAAGTTTGATTTGTATAGTATTCAAAACAATGAGTACCAGAAAAAAAACGGTCAAGAATATATAATTTTTAGGCTTGTTGAATTCTTTGATTTCTAAAAATCCTTTTAGTGTGATTTGACCTAAAAACAGTGCCATAATAAACCAGAAGGAAACATTTATGGCATCAAAACTTCCATTATAGACGTAACGTCCTAAATTAATGATGTACCCAAAAGCATCTTTGAAAGTTACTACATCGGAAACAAGGACATAAAAAATTATTTTTAAAACAGTTAGACTAAGGATAAAGCTAATCAAAGGTTTTATTAGTCCGTCTATTTTATGATGCAAAAAGTGCTTGAAACTTAATCGATTGCTTAATAAATAGCCCGATATAAAAATAAATGTGGGCATTTTTAAAACCATTACTATGTTTTGAAACTCCATTAAGTAAGGGTAAATAGCAGTAAAATCGTATCGCCCAATGGTCATTAAAACAATACTAATACCTTTGGCGATATCAAAAATTTGAATTCTTTTGTCATTTTCTTTCATAATTTGCCCTTATTAATCGGTGATTAATTCGTTTTTTTTAATCCAGATTATTTGTCTATTCAAATAGAAATCAATCAAACAACTAAACTTTTTTTAGCAAATTGAATTGATTTTTAGGATTCAGTCATTTCTATTAAAGTTTCCATAATGTTAGGGATAGTATAGGTTACTAAATTTGGGGTAATTGTAGGTAAACTTTCAAAAGCTACTGTAGCTAAATAATGGTGTGCAATATCAAAACTATGTACTTGCCAGTTTTTTGTAGTTTTTAGCAAGCCTGAATCTAGAGTGTGGTGTCCACTTGAACACGGAATAAATTTAAAATCATCATCAATGCCTTTTCCTAGTGCTTTTGCCAAGGCTTCTTTGCGAGTCCATAAGGTGTAAAAGGCTTCTTTTTTATCCATTGTATTTTGAATGGCCAAAATTTCATCATTACTAAAAACATCAAAAAGAATGCTTTCAAAGTCAAAATCTTTTGCGCTATATTCAATGTCTATTCCTATTTCATTATGCGAAACAGCAATAAGTACATAATCTTCTGAATGCGAAACATTAAAAAACAATCCAGTATCAGAAGCCAAATAAGGTTTTTTATTGGCACGATATTCAAATGTAATTTTTTTCGGATCTAATTTAGTGTAATTTGCTAAAATAATTTTTAGAATTGCTCTAGAAATGATGAATCGGTTTTTGTCTATTTCTTGATAAAAGCGATTCGCTTTTTCGAACTCTGTTGAATTCAGAAATTGCTCTAAATCTGATTTTAATTCAATAAAATTAGGAACATAAATAGTGTAAATTGCAATCTCATTATCCTTTAAATGAAATGCTTTATTGGGTGTTAATTCATTCTTTTTTATTTTTGAATGCGTAATATGAATATTAGATATTGGCATGTCTTTTGTCTAAAAGATTCTGAATTTCTTTTGCTAAAATTTTGTCATTAGGAGGCGCTACCATATTCAAATGATTACCTGGGATGTTATGGATATTAATTCCTCTAGAAGCCGCTTTTTTCCATCCCAAATAAATAGGGTCTAATTTGAAGTTTGGATCATCTTTAGATCTAAATAAATCTACCTCAAGATCTTGAGGTTTTAAATGATAGCGATCTACAATTTTGTCTACCATAGCAGCTGCAATTTCAAATTCTTCTTGAGCGACTAATTCTTGTTCGGATAAAGGATTTTTGTTTACTCCAAAATGATTTTTTAGAATATGATCTTTTTTAGAGTTGAAACGCAATTTCAGCATTGACCAACTAGTTAGCATTTGTTTTAAAAAATTCAATCTCTTGTAGGTGCGATCTAGATATCTTGCTCGCTTTTTTCTCTCATAAGTTGCTTCATAATAAGAGGAATCTACATAAGTGTCTAATAAGGCAATTGCACTTACCGTTTTTCCTTGTTCTTTTAATTGACGAGCCATTTCAAAAGCTACAACACCACCGAAAGAAAATCCAGCCACTGCATAAGGTCCTTTTGGATTTGCTTTTAGCATAGAGTCAATATAACAAGCTGCCATTGCTTCGATAGATTCAAACCAATTGTCATATCCATTAGGACCAATTCCTTGAAAACCATAAACGGGTTGATCTGCATCGAAATGATTAATTACATTGGCAAAGTTTAAGATATTAAGTCCCGCACCATGCACCATAAAAAGCGGAGTTTTATTTCCGTTTGGTTTGATAGCTACTAAATGATCGGATATAATTTCGTTCTCTGAATTCAGTAATTTTGCTAATTTCTCGACAGTAGAATGTTGGAATAATGCCGAGAGTGGAATTCGTTTGCCAGTCGCTTTTTCAATTTTAA from Flavobacterium eburneipallidum includes these protein-coding regions:
- a CDS encoding PQQ-dependent sugar dehydrogenase → MALYKNRVVGFTIAIISIFNSSVQAQEYKDKVVLPEPYATKSSKVFSKVIGWKDNQKPVAPKGFTVSKFASGLANPRWLYVAKNGDVFVAESGTRIPKKKRTDEKDEFFASKAQNFGSANRITMFRDKDNDGVYESKYAYLANLNQPFGMLVLDNYFYVANTDEILRFPYQEKDSTNIGKPEKILDLPSGGYNNHWTRNIIANQEGTKIYITVGSESNVAERGIESEFKRANILEINPDGTGERIYASGLRNPNGLDWAPGTKTLWTAVNERDELGDELVPDYTTSVKEGGFYGWPYSYFGQNVDPRHKGARPDLVSKAIVPDIALEAHTASLGLTFYRDKSFPKKYRNGMFIGQHGSWNRSVLSGYKVVFVPFKNGKPSGKPEDFLTGFIANIEKQEVYGRPVAVAVLPDGSLLVTDDAAKTIWRVAAE
- a CDS encoding acyltransferase family protein; the encoded protein is MKENDKRIQIFDIAKGISIVLMTIGRYDFTAIYPYLMEFQNIVMVLKMPTFIFISGYLLSNRLSFKHFLHHKIDGLIKPLISFILSLTVLKIIFYVLVSDVVTFKDAFGYIINLGRYVYNGSFDAINVSFWFIMALFLGQITLKGFLEIKEFNKPKNYIFLTVFFLVLIVLNTIQIKLHWTQYIPIFFTYLLLGYSFKEISTRYLNGTSFFYSNKMLVFPILFFVSQFMLHRFNVKIDFNLAGLHYNYHYLLILSLLGVFTVLYLCRYIEKIPFLNSFFVYCSRASFFILAYHIFIKDVYVVLFDLKSYNPLLHTFLFFSNIIICCLIYRFLKKVPFVRIGFYPIKTIALNDAEIEFLKSKYINRFIPEEIFLDHATR
- a CDS encoding 4'-phosphopantetheinyl transferase family protein — its product is MPISNIHITHSKIKKNELTPNKAFHLKDNEIAIYTIYVPNFIELKSDLEQFLNSTEFEKANRFYQEIDKNRFIISRAILKIILANYTKLDPKKITFEYRANKKPYLASDTGLFFNVSHSEDYVLIAVSHNEIGIDIEYSAKDFDFESILFDVFSNDEILAIQNTMDKKEAFYTLWTRKEALAKALGKGIDDDFKFIPCSSGHHTLDSGLLKTTKNWQVHSFDIAHHYLATVAFESLPTITPNLVTYTIPNIMETLIEMTES